AAGTAGTGCAATGAAAATACAATACACTAATCTTCAGCATCAAGTAGCATTTGTTTTCTAACATCCACAGACGTTAGGAAATACAGGATCGTTCAGGAGCAGGTACTAGGACACCCAGAAAAATATGAGGACTGGGACACGGAtggacacaaacacacagagcatCTTACTGACGGTTGCCTCTGATGGATTTACAGCACAGCCACAAAAAGGCCCAAAGCAaaacacactggagcaggttgcccagagtggttgtggagtttccatctGCGGAGATACTCAAAGCCTGATTGGACATAGTCCGGGCAACTGGACACAGTCccaggcaacctgctccagggggactggactagatgatctcgagaggtcccttccaacctcaactactctgtgattctgtgaccagatTTCTCTATTATCAAAGCTACGCTGgcttcattaaaataataattcaaaCTGATTTAAACTGATTTAGCTAAAACTGATCTAAAACAACTGCATGTTCTCAAATCAATTTGAACCGCTACTAATCTAGCTAGACGCTGTAACGACCTATCTCAACTGAAATGTGACCGATTAAACCACAACTGCGGGCAGTCAGCCACTTTTATTTTTGCTCAATCTTGCTTTGAAACCAATCTGGCTATTCAAACAGTTGTAACTTTAAATAAGGAAAAGTTTCAAGATTGCGGTAGCAGAGGCTTAAGCAGCGAGTGAAACAGGCACAGATTTCAGCACAGATAATCTCCATTTCTGGCCAAAGAAAAAGTGAGCACATAATCCCTATCTTCCCTTACCAGACAGCATGAAAAAGTGCAAGCACCTGCACTAACAGCATAAAGCTAAGATTATGCCAATCAGTTTGCTTTGACAAATACTTCTGCAAAACATCACCATGCAGCGAGTAAAACTAACTCTATTACACGAAATGACAGAATACCAGAACAGATACTCACACTTTTCTAAACTGGCACTACCACCGCTTGTTGGCGCAGCCTCAAAAGAAGTTCCCCGTACAGTAAATACTTTAATTGCTTCATCACATTGCACAGTGCAAACAATATTTCCTAAAAAAGAAGGGTCCcattatatattttaaagaagTTATTAGACATACTATGCTTgttaacaaacaaataaaattaatatcaGAAACACATCAGTGGTTTAACTAGAATAGGCAACACTCAGAAAATCACTTCCCAAAATTGCAGTTTTAGATGACTAAAACTTGAAGTCTAGGCCCTTAATAAATGTagattacaaatattttaattcacTTTTTAGGTCTATGCTTCTGAAGTATGATAACAAATCCTCtatttttaaagaggatttaacaTTGCATTCAAATAATCTCTTATGAATGAACTTCTAAAATttagaaggggggaaaaaaaaccccaacattgaAAGTGTCATTCTTAAACATAAAGCATGCCTATAACTCAAAGTAGATCTTGTATCCCGTTGCACGGGACTTACATCAGAACAGCAGACAACTAGGCCTGCTGCAAGTATCTTTGGGATTGTGTTTTTCTCGGTAATATATAACATAAGGTATTTACTTCACACTGGAGGCTGCAGGGaccatgaaaagagaaaaatgccgCAACACTAGCTATTCATAAACAAAGTAATCTTCAAACTGTGAATTACTGGGGAAGAACTTTaaagtgcaaaagaaaacaacttgCTGGTAATGTAACTCAAAATGTAGTATCACATTGGTACACGTGGCACAAGCTCGTACAGTAAAATTCAGAAACACAAGCTAACGACCTCATATCTACATTTAAAAGTCAGACAAGCATGACAGAAACATGACTGAAAAAAGAATTGCAAATTAAGTCAATTAAATATTACAAATAATTAGTTCAATGTCTTTGTAATTAGGAAAAATAACCCTGTGGTATCTTAAATCAGGACTAATGCTAGGCATATTAAATAAAGCTAGACAATTAACTTAATATCTTACGTTTCACAAAATCTGATCAGAAGTACATTAACAAAGAAATGCAGCGTGCATAAAGAAGATTAACAAATTCTACTAATTGAAGGGACAGACCTGGTTTCTAACTGATAGTACCAAAGTTGTTGGGATTACTTGCTTTCTCACACATGGAGCACCACGTGCATCCCCAGGTTTCGTTTTTACGAACCACAGCAATTCAGACTGTAAAGTGAAAATTCCTGTCATATTCCAAGGTTCTAGCAACAGGATTATGTAGAACAGTTATCAGTATTGGGTCCTTTATTGCACAAATACCACACACCTTTTGTGACTACCCACCTGCATACATAGTTCTCACAAAAGTGTCTGGTGACTGAATTTCAATAATGTCAGAAACAGGGGCAACATCAAGTTTGCCAGCCACTCTGGGAATAAGATTCTAGAAGTTGAAGATGAAAAGTTATCAAAGTAAACGTTAAGTAAAATGCAAGTGGTCAGTAAAAGAACGCCTGCTGTCCTGATTTTAACTTCACATAGTGCTGTCTGTAAGTAAAAAGGCACATACATTTGTAAGATTTTTGTAGGGCTACTCATGTAGTTTTAGCAGCCAAATAAAATCCCATTATTGTAATAACATTAGACATTTTATGAGACTTACCATAAGTAAACCCTTAATTCAATATCTTAAATTAGGAGGCTTATTTTTTCAATAGTTTAAAACTGAATATAGATGCCATCTACTCAGAAATTTGACAATTATGGATTGCTGAGCTCTTAGcacttcaaatacaaaaaaaaaaataaatttggaagCAAGTTAACAGAGACAGTATCAAAAAAAACGCTGCACTCTGcccccaaaagcaaaaaaaaaaaatattactttaaaaattagTATTAAAATACTTCTTCTCCTGACTCTAAAAAACTACTTAGCACCTCTAGGTCCTTCCCTAATGGGAAGGAgaataaaaagagcaaaataaatcaTGAAGAAAGTAATGACAGCAAGAGCTTTGCTTGCTTTGTCCCCCTCCTGATCTGGTACGACACAAAGGGCCCATTTCTGAAATCTCTACTCACATGAAGCACTCAAAAATGGAAGCGTAAGCTTTAAAGCAAAAGCTATTAACCATTACTAAGACACTGCagatcaaaaataaaaagaaaaaataaaaaaccctaagACTTAAGGTATGTAAAGCTATCTCTCAGCAAAATTACAAGTACGCAGATTGATATTGATTGGAAGTGAAAGTAGTCAGATGGAAGGCTGATGTCATTATTCATCCCACATTGGCAACATTTCTGAGGTATCCTTTTTCTCTAATTTAGCTGCACCACAACATTGACAGGACTGTTAGTACTGAGGCTCTCGTGTACTTAAGAACACAATCcttaaaaaagaagttttgaaaatctgcattttcattaaaaaacatcttGGCTACGACTTGTATCTGtgttatttatatatattcaCAGACATTTCAATTTACATGACTTGCACCACAGATGCCATATCCTCCCTCcaaaaaatatttgcttccagTCAGCATGCACGCTTTCACTGCAACATGCAAATCACACACTTTTCATCTCCATTTACTATACTTCTTACAACTTTCATAATGCTTTCAGATCACCTAATCTAGTTTGTGTCACTGTACATTTTGCCTTGTGTACATAGAACTAGCTGGTTACTACCAAATATTTCTTCCACACTGTTCCTTTGTCCAAGTCAGACCATAATAAAACTCAAGACGTGAACTGGTGTTTCTAACTAACGACCTCTTCAGCAAACTactgtaacatttttttaaaactcacaaCTGTCCGTGGCTGATCTCTCTCAGGCATTTCATTCACACTCTTACAAACAACAGTGTCTCTGTCTCTTTTCTACCAGAAGTTTTTGACGCACTTTGATCTACTCACCTTCCCAAAGGCAGATGCTCCAGCGCAAATGTGGGTGTAATTAAATTTTTTATGAGTTTCCAAAATCAAGGGAGTCAGTTCCTCTGAGGATAAAAATATATTGCTCAAAATTCACAGCTATCTTATTTTGAATCGCAAATAAAAATACCACTTCTTTTGTCAATAGGTAAGAATAACTCTCACCTGCCAGAAACCCCTTGTATACATCGTGCTGAGCCACTAGAACTTTTGCAACACCCTGCACTTTGCTGACTTCTTCTGCCACCTATGATTACAAATGAATTATTCTTAGTTTGTATTACAACAGGCACCACAAACAAATGAGAGTCCTTGCCCCAAAGAACTCACAGCCTACGGATTAGTTAAAACTGTAACACAAAAGTATGTGAATTTCCAAATGAGAATGAACCTGATAAACAAAATGCAGCTCTTCTGACTCAAAGCATAGTACTTTATGGgataacaaaaattaattttgtgaatAAGAAAACTACAGAGCAAGCCAAACATAGGAAAGCTTGCCTCCAGTATGCAGGGTTACACAATGATCTCATGATTTATTACAACAGCCAATCACAATCACACCTGGGGATTATCGCTCAATATTCTGATATAATCATAAAGAAACCAATCCTACTTTCTTTTAAATCAGCTGATATCTACTGCACAAGCATACAATGCAAATACAAACATACAGCAATGTTGCAATCTTTGTCCAAATTTTAGGAGCAATCCTTTGTCTGCAGCTGACACTTTGCCTACTTAAGTGTATTTTCAATTCcgtatttatgcatttttttcccttcaaattcACAGAATTGAAGTTTAAGTGATAAAAGGGTTGCTGCAGATCAGAGAGAAGAGGACTGACAGCAGTGTCTGGAGACCACATGCATCGTCCCAGAACTAGCGGAGTTTTACTGAGTTTGCTGAGTATCAGTTTACCCTCAAAAATTAACaataggaaataaaagaaaattccaTAATGGCTGCTACAGAATATCTGTTCAAACAGATATGCAAACTCACTCTTTTGTCCTATCAATGCAGATTCTTACagagaaacttaaaaaaaccccaaaccttcattTTTTGCGAAGTACTTTTTCCCCAGCATGACATACATTGCCAAACAGACACCTTATACTTagtattaaacaaacaaacaaaccattcGCAATCATTTTTCTACTACACTTGAATAACGAAACTTAAAGACAGACATATcaggcaaaactttttttttttttttttttttacttttcttgatCTAGGTAAACATTTGCTTCCAGGTCTCCACCTCGACCACCCAGGTCTCAGTTCAGAATAGCCACAGCCCATTTGTGACTTTGCTGCCATGAGCATGCCTCCTGCATGAGATACAATGTATCGCTTTCAGAATAACAATCCATAAACAACAACCTAGTATGAAAAATATTAGGCATAATTATTTGTACTTTTACTGTTCCCAAAAGAGTACACCATGCTGGAATAAAAATACCACTACTGTACAAACTATATTGTCTCTACATTTTGCACATAAAAGTTCAATTAACAATAAAACAGCTAACATACAAGAAACTTTTCTTAGACATGAGCTAAATGATAAAGTCAAGAAGCACTAATTTCAGAATTTCAGGTTGCAAACACGCTCTCGCTACGCTACTAGTAGTTGACCAGTAAAAGCAAGATGCTCAGAAGCCCTATTTGTCACTGTGCTGCTTCATTCCTGCTCGTTTCCATGTGAACAGTGCAAGTTCCTTTCCAAGTTCTTAGCACTTTAATGCATGTCTTTCAACGTTTACAGggaaatattgttttaaaagttAACTGCCCTTCAGCCCTATAAAAACTTGCTTGCTTAAGCTTATAACAACTGATATTGATATTCTCTCTTGTGAATTAAATCTATACCCATATTTTCACTTCAGAAGAGAAGCACTTCAAGTGCAGGATGTTTCCGGCAGGTTAGCAATTCCAGGCACACTTCCTCCTCACTACAGATTATTTTTCAGGCTGAGCAAAACGCTACCAAGCAGTGTTTCACTGCGTTCATCATTTCATTCGTACAAAAACAGCATTTCCTACCTTGTCACAGCTGGTACCAGCTACTAAACAAGAAACTTCACCTCCAAGACGCTTTGCCGCAGTGATAGTGTTCAGTGTAATGGGTGTAAGAGTCTCATTGTTGTGTTCTGCTATGACTAATGTACTCTGAAACCTCTGGAGCAGCGATGCCTttaaagcaagagagagagagagaaagtgacGAGTCTGATACTTTGCATTTAAGCAAAAAATGCTCCTAAGAGCATCCAATGCTTAACAGAAAGTTATCAATTATACAAACTGTAAAACACTGCTGTCAAACAAATTAGGCTAAATCTAGATAAGTTTTATTAAATAGGCAGAATACAtaaggtgttttaaaaaaaaaaaggtatgaacTTGCTTGACTTCAGCATATCTATAATATGCCATGTTTAAATTAAAACCTCCACAGGAAAATACTGAACAATATTAAGAACAACGTTTTAATACTTTACATTCAACCTCAGCTAAGTACCTTAAAACGTGAAGATTCGACCAGCAAAACTAAGACACAAGAAAATCAAGGgttgcaaataaatatttgttgGTTTATTGgtgccttttgtttgtttttttaaccacAGGTTTTAGCCAAAATCTAGCTACAGCACTCACTTTTTTAATTAGTTATGTATAAGGGCAAAGTTGGACGCAGTGGCAGGATGACAGTCAGGCAGCAAGGGGTCACAGCCTGAAAACACACTAATAGAACTGTCGAGCAGCATCAAGttcagttttttttattttcctctaaaaCATTTCACCACTTAGTCTACCACCACAATTTAATGGTccttaaataataattttgacCAATTCACCATCCACACACAGACATTAACTTCTAAagcaaaaatttaaagaaaaaaagaaaagaaaataaaaggacaaGGAATTGCcatgaaaccaaaccaaaatattttaagcTCTAAGACCTTCCTCTCTAATTTTCAGGTGAACCTGAAAAAGCATTATTCCTCCAAGATTAATACTAGGGTAGGGAAAGGGTTTGGGGTGGGAACAGGAATATTATCCTTCAAGTCTTTGTTTATCCTACATAAAGCCTAAATCAAGACCTGAGTTATGATCAATGTAATACGGAACACACGTAACACAAAATATGTTCATTATTATGACCAAGGCATAAATACTAACACAATGCTAAAGACTGCACAGCCAAACACTAGTTTTTGAAACACACGTTCTGACCCCATCTCCCCTCATGCCGAACAGGCACCTACCTAC
Above is a window of Opisthocomus hoazin isolate bOpiHoa1 chromosome 10, bOpiHoa1.hap1, whole genome shotgun sequence DNA encoding:
- the ETFA gene encoding electron transfer flavoprotein subunit alpha, mitochondrial — encoded protein: MLRAVAAQRLRRAASLLQRFQSTLVIAEHNNETLTPITLNTITAAKRLGGEVSCLVAGTSCDKVAEEVSKVQGVAKVLVAQHDVYKGFLAEELTPLILETHKKFNYTHICAGASAFGKNLIPRVAGKLDVAPVSDIIEIQSPDTFVRTMYAGNIVCTVQCDEAIKVFTVRGTSFEAAPTSGGSASLEKLTPPPPVGLSEWIEQTLTKSDRPELTSAKVVVSGGRGLKSGENFKLLYDLADQLHAAVGASRAAVDAGFVPNDMQVGQTGKIVAPELYIAVGISGAIQHLAGMKDSKTIVAINKDPEAPIFQVADYGLVADLFQAVPEMTELLKKK